The following DNA comes from Argonema galeatum A003/A1.
GCTTTCTGGGTATGTTGTTGCGATGCCGCGCTCTTATTACAACTGGGATAATAGCGCGGCATCGCAACTACGTACCTAATCTCAGCCTCAATTATATAACTAGCAACTTGCGTTATTTAACGAAAGTTTCTACCTTGCCAATACATCAATGCAATAGAAGCGGGGTTAGCCCCGCTTCCGTATTTAACTCAAAATGACAACAACGGTTGAAATCCGTGTTTCACCGATACCTGACCGATTTGCTCCATCTTTGCCACGGTAATCTGATTTCGTCCCCAAGAAAAGTTGGTGTGCCACTTTTCAAATTCCAGCAGCATCGATTCGGCAAAACAGGCAAACAACTGACGTGCGGGCACATCCATATTGACGATACTCATTATTTTCCACTCAATATCGAGGGAATGTTCCACAATGCCGCCATTGAGGACGAATATGCCGGGATGCTGGATTTTAGTCCCCAGGTTTTTGGGATAGCCGCCATCAATGAGCAGACAGGGTTGCTTAAGGGTAGTGGGGTCAATTTCAACCCCTTTGGGCATACTCGCCACCCAGACGACGATATCAGCGAGGGGTAGCGCCTCCTCCAAACCCATAATTTTGCCTCTACCCAGTTCTTCTTGCAAAGCTTGCAATCGATCGCGATCGCGTGCGATTAGCAACAGTTCGGGCACATCGGTACGGGCATTTAACCAGCGGCAGATGGCACTACCAATGTCGCCTGTAGCCCCACAAACCGCTACCGTTGCCTTAGACAGTTCAATACCTAGCTTTTTCGATGCTTGTTCCACCTGCCGACAAATAATGTAAGCCGTGTGGGTATTGCCGGTAGTAAAACGCTCAAATTCTAGCTTGATGTTACGAACTTGGGTAATTTGGTTGAGATTGAAGTTCTCAAAGATGATCGAGGAAAAGCCACCTAAAGCCGTGATATCGATGCCATGCTTTTGGGCGTGAGCCATCGCATTAATAATTTTGCGGGTGGCGGCTTTAATCCGTCGAT
Coding sequences within:
- a CDS encoding long-chain acyl-[acyl-carrier-protein] reductase encodes the protein MFGLIGHLTSLEHAQAVARDLGYPEYADQGLDFWCAAPPQIVDTIKVTSITGQQIEGQYVESCFLPEMLANRRIKAATRKIINAMAHAQKHGIDITALGGFSSIIFENFNLNQITQVRNIKLEFERFTTGNTHTAYIICRQVEQASKKLGIELSKATVAVCGATGDIGSAICRWLNARTDVPELLLIARDRDRLQALQEELGRGKIMGLEEALPLADIVVWVASMPKGVEIDPTTLKQPCLLIDGGYPKNLGTKIQHPGIFVLNGGIVEHSLDIEWKIMSIVNMDVPARQLFACFAESMLLEFEKWHTNFSWGRNQITVAKMEQIGQVSVKHGFQPLLSF